In the Pseudanabaena sp. PCC 7367 genome, one interval contains:
- a CDS encoding TrmH family RNA methyltransferase, protein MTNLNLEAKEVKQELIDFLLPFSTPERYHKFKEVLQWRSRWLTVVLEDIFQPHNASAVLRSCDCFGVQDVHIVENKVEFNPNSHVAMGADQWLTLYRYEDEGTNNMASCYEYLRQQGYSIAATTPHNPNVTIAELPIDRKLALVFGTELRGLSDWAIENADYRVAIPMLGFTESFNISVSASLFLYELTNRLHREREDWRLSEAEHLDLMIDWLAGSIRAGEQLVAKFMSKHP, encoded by the coding sequence ATGACGAACCTTAACCTTGAAGCCAAAGAAGTAAAGCAGGAGTTAATTGATTTCCTGTTGCCGTTCTCCACTCCAGAGCGGTATCACAAGTTTAAGGAAGTGTTGCAATGGCGATCGCGGTGGCTAACTGTTGTCTTGGAAGATATCTTTCAACCCCACAATGCCAGTGCGGTGCTGCGCAGTTGCGATTGCTTTGGCGTGCAGGATGTGCATATCGTCGAGAATAAGGTGGAGTTTAATCCGAATAGTCATGTGGCGATGGGAGCCGATCAATGGCTGACGCTCTATCGCTATGAAGACGAAGGCACAAATAATATGGCAAGCTGTTATGAATACCTGCGTCAGCAAGGATACAGCATTGCTGCAACCACACCCCATAATCCCAATGTGACGATCGCAGAACTACCGATCGATCGCAAGCTGGCTTTGGTCTTTGGTACTGAACTGAGGGGCTTATCGGATTGGGCGATCGAGAATGCCGATTACCGCGTGGCGATTCCGATGCTGGGGTTTACGGAAAGCTTCAATATTTCTGTTAGTGCTTCGCTGTTTTTATATGAACTTACTAATCGCTTGCACCGAGAGCGAGAAGATTGGCGCTTGAGCGAGGCTGAGCATCTGGATTTAATGATCGATTGGCTGGCTGGCTCCATCAGGGCAGGGGAGCAATTAGTCGCAAAATTTATGAGTAAGCATCCATAA
- a CDS encoding glycosyltransferase, translating into MSLGVSIVICCYNGEARLPTTLQHLVAQQVDAAIDWEVILVDNASSDRTTAVAIETWAAANVQAPLITVNEPQPGQTHARLKGIATAKYDLVSFVDDDNWVSPNWIQTVVEIMQNHPEVGACGGQNSAVAEVELPTWFADYQCDYAVGTQADTAGDVTDTRGFLWGAGLTMRKRAWQQLHDRGFEPINGGRAGQILTSCDDYEFCQALILAGWRLWYDPRLHLSHFMSPNRLQWSYLKRLKRGFGASSVGLDAYKIAKQSRNWFYSFLSRLWLVRMIVVLLKLLGHGGKLIDRNSDQQEGDRQSIEIEILRGRLMGLWYSRNIYKQNLQKVLKADWRNRNQQPSL; encoded by the coding sequence ATGAGTCTTGGAGTCAGTATTGTAATTTGTTGCTATAACGGTGAAGCAAGATTACCGACCACATTGCAGCATTTAGTCGCGCAACAGGTTGATGCCGCGATCGATTGGGAAGTGATTTTAGTCGATAATGCCTCCAGCGATCGCACCACCGCAGTAGCGATCGAAACCTGGGCTGCCGCTAATGTTCAAGCGCCCTTGATTACTGTTAATGAACCCCAACCCGGCCAGACCCATGCCAGACTCAAGGGGATCGCCACGGCTAAATATGATCTGGTTAGTTTTGTGGATGATGATAATTGGGTATCCCCCAACTGGATTCAAACTGTAGTGGAAATTATGCAGAACCATCCAGAGGTGGGGGCTTGCGGGGGGCAAAACTCCGCTGTAGCCGAAGTAGAATTACCCACCTGGTTTGCAGATTATCAATGTGATTATGCGGTTGGCACCCAGGCAGATACCGCTGGTGATGTGACTGATACCAGGGGTTTTTTATGGGGGGCTGGTTTGACCATGCGCAAAAGAGCCTGGCAACAATTACACGATCGCGGCTTTGAGCCAATCAATGGCGGACGAGCGGGGCAAATTCTCACCTCTTGTGATGACTACGAATTCTGTCAGGCTTTGATCCTGGCTGGCTGGCGATTGTGGTATGACCCCAGGTTGCATCTCTCGCATTTTATGAGTCCCAATCGATTGCAATGGAGTTACCTAAAGCGCTTGAAGCGGGGATTTGGCGCTAGTAGTGTGGGGCTAGATGCCTACAAGATTGCCAAGCAGTCCCGCAACTGGTTCTATTCTTTCCTCTCCCGGCTCTGGTTGGTGCGTATGATTGTGGTGCTGTTGAAGCTATTGGGGCATGGTGGAAAATTAATCGATCGCAATTCTGATCAGCAGGAGGGCGATCGTCAGAGTATCGAAATTGAAATCTTGCGTGGTCGCTTAATGGGACTATGGTACAGCCGCAATATCTACAAGCAAAATTTGCAAAAGGTACTAAAAGCCGATTGGCGTAATCGCAATCAACAGCCTTCACTTTGA
- a CDS encoding pentapeptide repeat-containing protein: MNGSKSFEEFQEIVKKVVALKSDDFFEIAKVTGLDPKSDFVGADLSGVDISHHDLSGANFSGTDLRDANLRGTNLSEANLRGIDLSGADLSGASLFHVNPLKIGGMDISDFRKSVTLPDLLKIVLEHEAFANDMEIQSKQSFRAIGANFVEADLKQARLPFAYFSNADMSKADLRGANLNQATLHGAKFDGAQVSEAIFLGSKGLSQSDIEDLKSRGAIFDLADINVPALVPS; the protein is encoded by the coding sequence ATGAACGGTTCTAAATCTTTTGAAGAATTTCAAGAAATAGTTAAAAAGGTTGTTGCTCTTAAGTCTGACGATTTTTTCGAAATTGCAAAGGTGACAGGTTTAGATCCTAAAAGCGACTTTGTTGGTGCTGACTTGAGTGGTGTAGACATCAGCCACCATGACTTAAGTGGAGCTAATTTCAGTGGGACTGATCTACGTGATGCTAATTTGAGGGGAACGAATTTATCTGAAGCTAATCTCAGAGGAATTGATTTATCAGGAGCCGACCTGAGTGGAGCTAGTTTATTCCATGTTAATCCATTGAAAATAGGTGGTATGGATATCTCTGATTTCAGAAAAAGCGTTACTTTGCCTGATTTGCTAAAAATCGTTTTAGAACATGAAGCTTTTGCTAATGATATGGAGATACAGTCCAAGCAGTCCTTTAGGGCTATTGGAGCAAATTTTGTAGAAGCAGATCTAAAACAAGCAAGACTCCCCTTTGCTTATTTTAGTAATGCTGATATGAGTAAAGCTGATTTAAGGGGAGCAAATCTAAATCAGGCTACTCTACATGGAGCAAAATTTGACGGAGCACAAGTAAGTGAGGCAATATTTTTAGGTAGCAAGGGTTTGAGTCAATCAGATATTGAAGACCTTAAGTCAAGAGGAGCGATATTTGACCTAGCTGATATAAATGTTCCTGCTCTTGTGCCTAGCTAA
- a CDS encoding iron uptake porin, with translation MHKVWLKMLAVSSAMLALPVMQAAAQTVKENLEIANEPASSSYVQEYFQQSQDNNIVSQSTLGVRPSSNQAQVTSVSQLSDVQPTDWAFTALQSLVERYGCIAGYPDRTYRGQRAMTRYEFAAGLNACLDKINEIISSGLADKVSKEDLAALQRLQEEFAAELAALRGRVDALEAKTAQLEAQQFSTTTKLVGEAAMNLASAFGDDVDSNLVFQSKLRMTFVTSFTGKDRLYTRLTGGNIANSFADEIGTNEGRFAYDGVSGNTIILDRFHYKFPVGDKLEVTAMAGLAGHHFYANTLNQGLDVGGGANGAITRFAERNPIFRFDLGGQGFGFKYLASDKLEFSAGYIANSGSDPDKGLTGGSYSALANLVFKPTDRFSAGLTYVRAYDEASGRRFNFGGTGTNFANLSSASGLPDIVTGSAVSSNSYGFQTKIDFSPRFSLRGWVGFTDAELRGVGSADILNYAIAMVFPDLFKEGSSGALIVGAAPYLTSLDAPGDPEFSEETPFHIEAFYKYRVSKNITVTPAIVWLTSPDQGRIDNDAFIGTVRTTFSF, from the coding sequence ATGCATAAAGTATGGCTTAAGATGCTTGCCGTTAGTAGTGCCATGTTGGCATTGCCGGTGATGCAAGCAGCAGCGCAAACCGTTAAAGAAAATTTGGAAATAGCAAACGAGCCAGCTAGCTCGTCCTATGTGCAGGAATATTTCCAACAGAGTCAAGACAACAATATTGTTTCCCAGTCCACCCTTGGGGTAAGACCAAGTTCTAACCAAGCACAGGTGACATCAGTATCCCAGCTTTCTGATGTGCAACCAACCGACTGGGCTTTTACCGCACTGCAATCATTGGTAGAACGCTATGGTTGTATTGCTGGTTATCCCGATCGCACCTATCGTGGCCAGCGTGCCATGACTCGGTATGAATTCGCCGCTGGTTTGAATGCCTGTTTGGATAAGATCAACGAAATCATTTCCTCTGGCCTTGCCGATAAGGTCAGTAAAGAAGATTTGGCCGCCTTGCAAAGACTGCAAGAAGAGTTCGCCGCCGAATTGGCTGCCCTGCGTGGTCGCGTTGATGCCCTCGAAGCCAAAACTGCTCAACTCGAAGCCCAGCAGTTCTCTACCACTACCAAGTTGGTGGGTGAAGCCGCGATGAACTTGGCCAGTGCCTTTGGTGATGATGTTGATTCCAATTTGGTATTCCAAAGTAAACTTCGGATGACCTTCGTAACCAGCTTTACTGGTAAAGATCGCCTGTACACGCGCTTGACCGGTGGTAATATTGCCAATTCGTTCGCCGATGAAATTGGCACCAACGAAGGTCGCTTTGCCTATGATGGAGTTTCTGGGAATACGATCATTCTCGATCGCTTCCACTACAAATTCCCGGTTGGCGATAAGCTTGAAGTCACTGCTATGGCTGGCCTGGCAGGACACCACTTCTATGCTAATACTCTCAACCAGGGCTTGGATGTAGGTGGTGGTGCGAATGGTGCAATTACTCGCTTTGCCGAACGCAACCCAATCTTCCGGTTTGATTTGGGTGGTCAAGGTTTTGGCTTCAAATACCTGGCTAGCGATAAATTGGAATTCTCTGCTGGTTACATTGCCAATTCCGGTAGCGATCCTGATAAGGGTTTAACTGGTGGTAGCTATTCCGCTCTGGCAAACCTGGTGTTCAAGCCCACCGATCGCTTTAGTGCTGGTCTTACCTACGTTCGTGCCTATGATGAAGCTTCAGGTCGTAGATTCAACTTTGGCGGCACTGGCACCAACTTTGCCAACCTGAGTTCTGCTTCTGGTTTGCCTGACATCGTTACAGGCTCAGCGGTATCCAGCAATTCCTATGGTTTCCAAACCAAGATCGACTTCAGCCCTCGATTCAGCCTGCGTGGTTGGGTTGGCTTCACTGATGCAGAATTGCGTGGTGTCGGTAGCGCTGACATTCTTAACTATGCGATCGCTATGGTATTCCCTGATCTGTTCAAGGAAGGTAGCTCGGGCGCATTGATCGTTGGTGCAGCACCCTATTTGACTTCGTTGGATGCCCCTGGTGATCCTGAATTTTCAGAAGAGACACCGTTCCACATTGAGGCTTTCTATAAGTACCGGGTCTCGAAGAATATCACCGTCACCCCGGCGATCGTCTGGTTAACCAGCCCCGACCAGGGACGGATCGATAATGATGCCTTCATTGGTACGGTGAGAACCACGTTCTCGTTCTAG
- the thiD gene encoding bifunctional hydroxymethylpyrimidine kinase/phosphomethylpyrimidine kinase — protein MTNSTIPIALTIAGSDSGGGAGIQADLKTFAFHRVHGTSALTCITAQNTLGVNRVDALPPEAVVAQIQAVATDIGINAAKTGMLLNQGIITTVAGQLKQLKLKNLVVDPVMVSRAGAQLIDDDAIAALRQELLPLAAIATPNRYEAQILSGMKIENLADMQIAAKKIYRLGMGAVLVKGGGMSGESLAKDVWFDGENLEILATETIDTKHTHGTGCTLSAAIAANLALGKEPLAATKAAKEYVTKALKHSLAIGSGQGPVGHFFPLLEK, from the coding sequence ATGACTAACTCAACCATTCCGATCGCCCTGACGATCGCAGGCTCCGATAGTGGTGGCGGCGCAGGCATCCAAGCCGATCTCAAAACCTTTGCCTTTCATAGGGTTCATGGTACTAGCGCCCTCACCTGTATCACTGCCCAGAACACCCTCGGCGTAAACCGCGTAGATGCCCTCCCCCCTGAAGCAGTGGTCGCCCAGATTCAAGCCGTTGCCACCGACATTGGCATTAATGCCGCCAAAACTGGCATGTTGCTCAACCAGGGCATTATCACCACCGTGGCGGGGCAGTTGAAGCAGCTCAAGCTTAAAAATTTGGTCGTCGATCCGGTGATGGTTTCCCGTGCTGGCGCGCAATTAATCGATGATGATGCGATCGCAGCATTGCGCCAAGAACTCCTTCCCCTGGCGGCGATCGCCACTCCTAATCGCTACGAAGCTCAGATCCTTAGCGGCATGAAAATAGAGAACCTGGCCGATATGCAGATCGCAGCGAAGAAGATCTACCGGCTAGGTATGGGCGCAGTTCTGGTCAAGGGTGGCGGTATGAGTGGTGAATCTCTGGCCAAAGATGTCTGGTTTGACGGCGAGAACCTGGAAATCCTGGCAACAGAAACGATCGACACCAAACATACTCACGGTACTGGCTGCACCCTTTCAGCAGCGATCGCCGCGAATCTGGCTTTGGGCAAGGAACCATTAGCAGCCACCAAAGCAGCCAAGGAATATGTCACTAAGGCACTAAAGCATTCCCTGGCGATCGGCTCTGGGCAAGGCCCCGTCGGCCATTTCTTCCCATTGTTAGAGAAATAG
- a CDS encoding class I SAM-dependent methyltransferase — MGDRQDAETFNNLLAAFGMARGKLQLPCVPALKARYVQKVIALANLLEKPLTSAQVEELETAIAQELAKGFQASQHSQLLISFQPNPKSVEQLDFKITCQIASLAEFYEAALKDNFATDSDQLDRLETSVFGKHANARVLDLLPELGDPETTTILDIGAGSGRNALPLARSGYAVDAIELADTFCQQLQQQAKTENLPLSIIQGNILDPLLRPKLNHYALAILSELLVHFRDADQARLALAKACDAVSKSGLVLFNIFLCRPDYQPTIADRQVAQVAQSFFLTPAELESVMDGLPLELVDRHSVFDYERDRLPSSAWPPSPWFINWATGRLLFDLEPPPISLQWLLCRRI, encoded by the coding sequence ATGGGCGATCGCCAGGATGCAGAAACCTTTAATAACCTGCTCGCCGCGTTTGGGATGGCGCGGGGTAAGTTGCAGTTGCCCTGTGTGCCTGCCTTGAAAGCGCGTTATGTGCAAAAGGTGATCGCCCTGGCGAATTTACTCGAAAAACCGCTGACATCAGCACAAGTGGAAGAGCTAGAAACAGCGATCGCCCAGGAACTAGCCAAAGGCTTCCAAGCTTCGCAGCATTCTCAATTATTAATTAGCTTTCAACCCAATCCCAAATCAGTCGAGCAATTAGACTTCAAAATTACTTGCCAGATCGCCTCCTTGGCAGAGTTTTATGAGGCCGCGCTCAAGGATAATTTTGCTACTGATTCTGATCAGCTCGATCGCCTGGAAACCAGTGTATTTGGGAAACATGCCAATGCCAGAGTTTTAGATTTGTTGCCGGAGTTAGGCGATCCCGAAACTACTACGATCTTGGATATTGGCGCTGGTTCTGGCCGAAATGCCCTGCCCCTAGCGCGATCGGGTTATGCAGTAGATGCGATCGAACTGGCCGACACCTTTTGCCAGCAGTTACAGCAGCAAGCCAAAACCGAGAACCTGCCGTTATCAATTATTCAAGGTAATATTCTCGATCCGCTATTGCGCCCCAAATTAAATCATTATGCTCTGGCGATCCTGTCTGAGTTGCTGGTGCATTTTCGGGATGCTGATCAAGCTAGATTAGCCCTAGCCAAAGCCTGTGATGCCGTTAGCAAAAGTGGTTTGGTGCTGTTTAACATTTTCCTTTGCCGTCCTGACTATCAACCTACAATTGCCGATCGCCAGGTGGCACAGGTCGCCCAATCGTTTTTTCTTACTCCCGCAGAGCTAGAATCAGTGATGGATGGCTTGCCCCTGGAACTTGTCGATCGACACAGCGTATTTGACTATGAGCGCGATCGCTTGCCATCATCGGCCTGGCCACCTTCACCCTGGTTTATTAACTGGGCAACGGGTAGGCTGCTTTTTGACCTGGAACCACCACCAATTTCGCTGCAATGGTTGTTATGTCGCCGAATTTAA
- a CDS encoding tetratricopeptide repeat protein produces MSKTLKVSAGWIKRTKKALERHFPTQKALAAEMGLSRHKVSDFFNGKTVDMESFLRLCIRLELDWQKVAKVPPDMLQAASIFASNLTNNGKPNGKPTKRSTAKPGNKSGSPGDPSTPVNPAPTQSPPSAKQTAKQNQQGQKNSAPTNKTDQSASSNNPDNLDTADTADTADTADAPGTPGIPKLASRLFRTSSLFSAPPIATESEPELNDQVDLETDLPVDQSVTEAEAEPTPTPAIDKAGLAALAREVAAETNINQASQVVDDAVETEQAGQPEAIADQENTTANSTPDATAEAIIDRVANLLTQEINQEIKAELEPDLPQQPVELVIEKPIEIADATVNITADITIAPVDQHEQTVVNAASTAQSAPVQMTAVLENAQMSAELLDDLVQVYGNAIANRDWDGAAEAIKYVDWQQLRQAGQIQVMLELNQGLLPRSWQKGDRRVSEPAQHWQILQNMGDAYFYLNANEEAIACYEEAHRTAVEADDISLEMLTLKSIALLYQGLAQYQTAISHYQQCLMFANELADRQVQISVLANLGNIYYILKQDRTAIVYYQKFLVAVAEAGEMEIKETSILGNLGSAYYNLGNFQAAIEYQQRNLDFTRTIGDQEEEVIALIALGFAYYGMGLDQTAISYYQDALRLARAINQPHLEMAALKGLGLSYHSLSSYQNAIAAFQTWLNLAKQLGNRHEQVGAMYNLRKSYSLVAAAASF; encoded by the coding sequence ATGTCAAAAACACTCAAGGTCTCTGCTGGTTGGATTAAACGCACCAAAAAAGCATTAGAACGCCATTTCCCCACCCAAAAAGCACTTGCTGCTGAAATGGGGCTATCTCGGCATAAGGTAAGTGACTTTTTTAATGGCAAAACAGTTGACATGGAAAGCTTTTTGCGCTTATGTATTCGCCTAGAGCTAGATTGGCAAAAAGTCGCAAAGGTGCCACCGGATATGTTGCAAGCTGCCTCAATTTTCGCAAGTAACCTGACCAACAATGGCAAACCAAATGGTAAGCCCACCAAACGGTCTACCGCTAAACCAGGCAATAAATCTGGCAGCCCTGGCGATCCCTCTACTCCAGTTAACCCTGCGCCAACTCAATCGCCGCCATCAGCTAAACAGACAGCTAAACAGAATCAGCAGGGGCAGAAAAATTCCGCACCCACCAACAAGACCGACCAATCCGCTTCCTCTAATAATCCTGATAATCTTGATACCGCCGATACCGCCGATACCGCCGATACCGCCGATGCTCCCGGCACACCGGGCATTCCTAAGCTAGCTTCGCGGTTATTTCGGACTTCTTCTTTATTTTCTGCGCCGCCGATCGCCACTGAATCAGAGCCAGAACTAAATGATCAAGTTGATCTAGAAACCGATTTGCCGGTTGACCAATCAGTAACTGAAGCGGAAGCTGAGCCAACTCCTACCCCAGCGATCGATAAAGCTGGATTAGCAGCCCTGGCCAGGGAAGTTGCCGCAGAGACTAACATAAATCAGGCTAGCCAGGTAGTTGATGATGCGGTAGAGACCGAACAAGCTGGACAACCTGAGGCGATCGCGGATCAGGAAAACACCACCGCCAACTCAACCCCAGATGCAACCGCCGAAGCAATTATTGATCGGGTGGCCAATCTGCTAACTCAAGAAATCAATCAGGAGATCAAAGCTGAGCTAGAGCCAGACCTACCCCAGCAACCAGTTGAATTGGTGATTGAAAAACCAATCGAAATTGCTGATGCCACCGTGAATATTACTGCCGATATTACGATCGCCCCAGTTGATCAACATGAGCAAACGGTTGTCAATGCGGCTAGTACGGCTCAATCTGCTCCAGTGCAAATGACCGCTGTGCTTGAAAACGCGCAGATGTCAGCGGAATTGCTAGATGATTTGGTGCAGGTCTATGGCAATGCGATCGCCAATCGTGATTGGGATGGGGCGGCGGAAGCGATTAAATATGTAGACTGGCAGCAATTACGTCAGGCTGGGCAAATCCAGGTAATGCTGGAACTAAACCAGGGTTTGTTGCCGCGTAGTTGGCAAAAGGGCGATCGGCGGGTGAGTGAACCGGCGCAGCACTGGCAAATTTTGCAAAATATGGGTGATGCCTATTTCTACTTGAATGCCAATGAAGAAGCGATCGCCTGTTACGAAGAGGCGCACCGCACCGCCGTGGAAGCAGATGATATTAGCCTAGAGATGCTCACGCTCAAAAGTATTGCCTTGCTCTATCAAGGCCTGGCTCAATATCAAACCGCGATCAGCCATTACCAGCAATGCTTGATGTTTGCCAATGAGCTGGCCGATCGCCAGGTGCAAATTAGTGTTCTGGCTAATTTGGGCAATATTTACTACATCTTGAAGCAAGATCGCACGGCGATTGTTTATTACCAAAAGTTTTTGGTGGCAGTGGCGGAAGCGGGAGAGATGGAAATTAAAGAAACCTCGATTCTGGGCAATTTGGGCAGCGCCTATTACAATCTGGGGAATTTTCAAGCGGCGATCGAATATCAACAGCGCAATCTGGATTTCACCCGCACGATCGGCGACCAAGAAGAGGAAGTGATTGCCCTGATTGCCTTGGGCTTTGCCTACTATGGCATGGGATTAGATCAAACTGCGATCTCCTATTATCAAGATGCGCTCCGGTTAGCACGGGCAATTAATCAGCCTCATCTGGAAATGGCTGCTCTCAAGGGGTTAGGTCTTAGTTACCATTCCCTCTCTAGCTATCAAAATGCGATCGCGGCCTTCCAAACCTGGCTGAATCTAGCTAAGCAACTGGGCAATCGCCATGAACAGGTGGGTGCAATGTATAACCTGCGCAAGTCCTATAGCCTGGTGGCGGCAGCGGCTTCTTTTTAG
- a CDS encoding NUDIX hydrolase, whose protein sequence is MDQIWRIAKTVVSLLFRRPLAGVSIIPLLADGRIVLIKRRDCGKWGFPGGLVDWGEDISTTAKRELREEAGLELKNIVRLVGVYSSLDRDPRMHSICITVAAEVGGEMKIYDTAEVIEVKAFTLETLPAGQLAHDHDRHLQNYLDNHTALA, encoded by the coding sequence ATGGATCAAATCTGGCGAATCGCCAAGACCGTTGTTAGCCTATTATTTCGTCGCCCTCTGGCTGGTGTTAGTATTATTCCTTTACTGGCTGATGGTCGAATCGTGCTAATCAAACGGCGCGATTGCGGTAAATGGGGTTTTCCTGGTGGGCTGGTTGATTGGGGTGAAGATATCTCCACCACTGCCAAGCGTGAACTGCGCGAGGAGGCAGGATTAGAACTTAAAAATATTGTGCGCTTAGTGGGAGTTTACTCCAGCCTCGATCGAGACCCCAGAATGCATTCGATTTGCATTACGGTGGCGGCAGAGGTAGGCGGCGAAATGAAAATATATGACACCGCCGAGGTAATTGAAGTTAAGGCTTTTACGCTCGAAACCTTGCCCGCAGGCCAACTGGCCCATGACCACGATCGCCACCTGCAAAACTATTTGGACAATCACACCGCACTGGCCTAG